A single region of the Triticum dicoccoides isolate Atlit2015 ecotype Zavitan chromosome 2B, WEW_v2.0, whole genome shotgun sequence genome encodes:
- the LOC119360744 gene encoding uncharacterized protein LOC119360744, with translation MHDEMGRELLLCVNDANVALSHPPGGALSERTLRSTMEKFKKRFHKMAAMLSCHGAQSSDVYAPGSRAARANKRRYVQNEEDIEEEVNEEEPAHQEEPTHHDEHEYDATHQEDHEYDVDAPQPSQVTQPTQGNARSKKGKAISKTPGQKGRKKIWNTQFHSPEYPHQFMPTGMQRYKSNIDAEAEEASEEEEHEASEEEEHTLADIMKRERKK, from the exons ATGCATGACGAAATG GGCAGAGAGTTGCTTCTGTGCGTCAACGATGCCAATGTTGCACTGAGTCATCCACCTGGTGGTGCATTATCTGAGAGGACTCTTAGGAGCACGATGGAG AAGTTCAAGAAGCGGTTCCATAAGATGGCAGCTATGCTTTCTTGCCATGGTGCTCAGTCCAGTGACGTGTATGCACCAGGTAGCCGCGCCGCCAGAGCTAATAAACGGCGTTATGTCCAGAACGAAGAGGACATAGAGGAGGAGGTCAATGAAGAGGAGCCAGCACATCAAGAGGAGCCAACACATCATGATGAGCATGAGTatgatgcaacacatcaagaggatcatgagtatgatgttgatgctccacaaccatcACAGGTTACACAACCGACACAAGGCAATGCTCGCTCTAAAAAAGGCAAAGCAATATCTAAGACACCGGGCCAGAAAGGTAGAAAGAAGATATGGAacactcaattccatagtccggagtatccTCATCAATTTATGCCTACGGGAATGCAAAGATATAAGTCCAACATTGATGCAGAGGCGGAGGAGGCTAGCGAAGAGGAGGAGCATGAGGCTAGCGAAGAGGAGGAGCATACACTTGCAGATATCATGAAGAGAGAAAGGAAGAAGTGA